The genomic segment GTCTAAAGGTTTGAACAATTTGATGAGGATTATTAAACTCTTGTTGATTTTCTACCTCGGTTATTTCAAAAACTAAATAACTGGGGTTTCGCGGACTTAACAATCTTGAACAGAAAAAACGTTACCTTTACCGCCTTGAGATTGGGTGATAACTGTTAATAAGCTTTGAGGAGAAGGGGGCAATCCAGGGATATTTAGGTCATTAATTCTTTTCAGGTGAAGAACTTTAACATCCCCCTCATCATTACAATTACGTTCCCCAAAACTCTGTAAACAACCATCGGCATTCAAGACGACAAAGGAGGGATTATCTAACCACGCTTGAGATATAGTTTCAGATGTGGCCAAAAAACTAATAGTTACACCATGACCATTAGATAAATAAATAGTTTCTGGTTTAACTTGCCTCGTTTGTCCCTCGTTATTTCCTACCCTTATCTGTCGTACAATATCTGTCTGGGATAAGACAGGTAAAGTTATTAAGCCTAAAACCAAACTGCTAATTAAAAATGTTTTCATAACTCCAATAACCTGTTAACTTGTATCTGTACCTTAGTCCCGTCTTTGAGATACCAAAGGCGTTCCCTGTCCTGTAACTCATCGATTTCCCTCTCATTACGCCGTTTCATTTGCTCACTCAAGGGTTCAAAGCCACCCTCAAGAACAGCGCCAGTGATATTAGGACTATCGTAAGTAGAAGACTGGGAGAAGCCGCCAAAACCGCTACTAGATGATGTGGAGGTAGGACGGTTGACGACTTCCCCAACCTTACCCAATGCTCCGACGACGAAACCCATCGCATCCCGTCGGGCTATATCTCCCCTGGCATCATTCCTCAAAACGGCAATTAACGGTTTTCCTCCTGGGGCACGTAATGCGAATACGCCCCTCGGTAATTCCATCTCTTGCCCATCAAGCCGGATAGCGATCGCATCCCCGATGACCATCCCGCTATCATGGATTTGATGTATCTCAAAGATAATCTCTGTGCCTTTGGGTAATACTTCAGTCCCATTGCGATCGCTTATAGATTGGGATAAAGTAACGACGAATGGGTCTGGTTGTTCCATCCCCTGTGCCCATATAATTGATGTGGCAATCTGGGCTTTAACAATCGTTCCCACTGGGATGATGTGACTTTGAGGTTGTGAGTCCCCCAATAATTCCATTTCCTCAGTATTCCCTCTTGATGTGCTTAGAATCACCGGCGATCTATCTAATTTACGAGATCGCTTATTATTGGAATCGTCAACCTCATCCGAGGGAGGCATATCCAAGACTTTATCCGGCGAGTAGGACGAGGCAACTTCGGTGTAACCCTCACTGTCATTATTGGATGAGGCTGAATAAGAACCCAAAGCAGCTAATTGTTGCCAGAGTTCCAGGGGGTTAACTGATTCAGTAGGATTACTGTTAACTTTTGTTTGCTGCTGTCTTACTGCTATTGGGGAAGTAGGCGGAGATAAAGGGCGATCGCTATAACGGGGACTAATATTACCTACTGGAGATTGACTTATTCGTCCTCTCGTTCTAGGAATTGATGAGGGTGTCTGTCTATAAGACACTTGGGATGTATTAGATGGGGAACTCGGTTGACTTACACTAACCGTCGGGATATCCTCAGCTTCAGTCGTGTTTGATGCAACAACCGGCTGCGGAAGAGGTTGATTGCTATCGGCGACTTCTCCCATCTTCTTTAACTGTTGAGATTGTGAGGATAA from the Gloeothece citriformis PCC 7424 genome contains:
- a CDS encoding TrbI/VirB10 family protein, whose translation is MVNTIKNSSEVKENSLFDPWTNNEEIDPEVQPSWNYEAINNLLELPDDEKQQPDNNSEEESTVSAQQEEHFTQQETQAKKGNSFSKNPYIKLGLIGLICGSGAIFAGIFLTSAPSYRTATASKEQQESTEKKKDKTLSPEEQIALYKAEAALSSQSQQLKKMGEVADSNQPLPQPVVASNTTEAEDIPTVSVSQPSSPSNTSQVSYRQTPSSIPRTRGRISQSPVGNISPRYSDRPLSPPTSPIAVRQQQTKVNSNPTESVNPLELWQQLAALGSYSASSNNDSEGYTEVASSYSPDKVLDMPPSDEVDDSNNKRSRKLDRSPVILSTSRGNTEEMELLGDSQPQSHIIPVGTIVKAQIATSIIWAQGMEQPDPFVVTLSQSISDRNGTEVLPKGTEIIFEIHQIHDSGMVIGDAIAIRLDGQEMELPRGVFALRAPGGKPLIAVLRNDARGDIARRDAMGFVVGALGKVGEVVNRPTSTSSSSGFGGFSQSSTYDSPNITGAVLEGGFEPLSEQMKRRNEREIDELQDRERLWYLKDGTKVQIQVNRLLEL